The window CAATCAGCTAATTATATTATTTAATTACTAAACTAACCCTGCCTTTCTTGTTATTGTCATTTTTATTCGCTATGATTTTATCATATTATTGAATTTTTACACATAAAAATTATTTTTTATTTTATCAAGAGTTTTCGACAAAATTAAAAAAATAATTTATGTTAAAAAAATGATAAAATAAACTTAATAGGAGGTAGGTAATATTGAATAATAGAAGAAAAATAGTTTTAGTTGGTTGTGGAGCAGTAGGCTCATCATTCCTGTATTCTTGCATTAATACTGGTTTAGCATCAGAATATGTTTTAATTGATGCTTTTCAAGATGTTGCCCACGGTAATAGATTAGACTTTGAAGATACTTTAGCATGACAAGAAAGACCCTTTCATAAAGTAACAAACGGTTCATATCTTGATTGTAAAGATGCTGATATTATTGTTATTACTGCTGGTCGTCCGCAAAAACCGGATGAAACAAGACTAGATTTAGTAGTTGATAATGCTAAAATAATTAGTAATATTATGAAAGAAATTAAAAATTCTGGATTTAGTGGTATTATAATTATTGCTTCTAATCCTGTTGATGTATTAACCTTCGTTGCTCAAAAAATTAGTGGTTTTGCTACAAATCGTATTTTTGGATCAGGAACAATTCTTGATTCTTCACGATTAATGTTTGCTTTAGGAGAACATTTTAAAATTTCAC is drawn from Spiroplasma endosymbiont of Clivina fossor and contains these coding sequences:
- a CDS encoding L-lactate dehydrogenase codes for the protein MLNNRRKIVLVGCGAVGSSFLYSCINTGLASEYVLIDAFQDVAHGNRLDFEDTLAWQERPFHKVTNGSYLDCKDADIIVITAGRPQKPDETRLDLVVDNAKIISNIMKEIKNSGFSGIIIIASNPVDVLTFVAQKISGFATNRIFGSGTILDSSRLMFALGEHFKISPTSVTAYIAGEHGDSSVALYSKAIVGAENLMTLKKNQLINDETLKSIHKLVIQKAYEIIKLKKATHYGIGVCLARIVKAVLNDEQVILPVGAYLNGEYHQKDIYTGIPAVIGSNGIERVVQLDISEQEQDQFNSSCDALRKVITVAIEAIN